One stretch of Numenius arquata chromosome 8, bNumArq3.hap1.1, whole genome shotgun sequence DNA includes these proteins:
- the NSUN4 gene encoding 5-cytosine rRNA methyltransferase NSUN4 isoform X1: protein MATAMAAVGMLLLRRGRPPPPGLGPGPRRYRYKEKWAATAPRIPPTRLALHHFDVNYSLQLKDQWPSVRAGLLCEQKYGALLNSFSAVHHVAQELELLNATDFVSEGPKKAQPWQRGAAAEEAGREESVSQEGPGEGRTVTQAEMSPPLLASITSNIKCYTFPRGDITRFRPARPDTLGLLDYYLMDAASLLPVLALNVQPDDFVLDLCAAPGGKTLALLQTGLCGHLAANDISISRTKRLYQILHSYIPGEVRETVSVTSCDGRDWGQLEGGTFHKVLVDVPCTTDRHSVMEQDNNIFHKRRTKERQMLPMLQLQLLMAGILATKPGGEVVYSTCSISPLQNEYVIERAVEVAEAQYDIRIHVEDLSHFRTLFQDTFSFFSDCRLGELVLPHLTANFGPMYFCKLRRM, encoded by the exons ATGGCGACGGCGATGGCGGcggtggggatgctgctgctgcggcgggggcggccgccgccaccGGGGCTGGGACCGGGACCGCGCCGGTACCGGTACAAGGAGAAATGG gcTGCCACGGCCCCCCGCATCCCACCCACGCGGCTGGCCCTGCACCACTTCGACGTGAACTACAGCCTGCAGCTGAAGGACCAGTGGCCCTCGGTCCGCGCTGGCCTCCTCTGCGAGCAGAAGTATGGTGCCCTCCTCAACAGCTTCTCTGCTGTCCACCACGTCgcccaggagctggagctgctcaaCGCCACCGATTTTGTTTCCGAAGGCCCCAAAAAGGCGCAGCCATGGCAGCGGGGCGCAGCTGCGGAGGAAGCGGGGAGAGAGGAAAGCGTGTCCCAGGAGGGGCCTGGCGAGGGCAGGACGGTGACGCAGGCAGAGATGTCACCGCCGCTTCTTGCCTCCATCACCTCCAACATCAAGTGCTACACCTTCCCCAGGGGCGACATCACGCGCTTTCGCCCTGCACG GCCGGACACCCTGGGTCTCCTTGACTATTATCTCATGGATGCAGCAtctctcctgcctgtcctggcGCTCAACGTGCAGCCGGATGACTTTGTTCTCGACCTCTGTGCGGCTCCGGGTGGCAAGActctggctctgctgcagactgGGCTTTGTG GGCATCTGGCAGCCAACGACATCTCCATCTCCCGGACAAAGAGGCTGTACCAGATTCTCCATAGCTACATTCCCGGAGAAGTCAGGGAAACCGTGAGTGTCACGTCCTGCGATGGACGGGACTGGGGGCAGCTGGAAGGTGGCACTTTCCATAAG gtccTGGTGGATGTGCCCTGTACGACAGACAGGCACTCTGTCATGGAGCAGGACAACAACATCTTCCACAAGAGGAGAACCAAGGAGCGTCAGATGTTGCccatgctgcagctgcagctgctgat GGCTGGGATCCTCGCCACCAAGCCGGGAGGGGAGGTGGTGTATTCTACGTGCTCCATCTCCCCGCTGCAGAATGAGTACGTGATTGAGAGAGCGGTAGAAGTCGCAGAAGCCCAGTATGACATCAGGATCCACGTTGAGGACTTGAGCCACTTCAGGACGCTCTTCcaggacacattttccttcttctcGGATTGCCGGCTGGGGGAGCTTGTTCTGCCTCACCTCACAGCCAACTTTGGACCTATGTACTTCTGCAAATTGCGTCGGATGTAG
- the NSUN4 gene encoding 5-cytosine rRNA methyltransferase NSUN4 isoform X2: MATAMAAVGMLLLRRGRPPPPGLGPGPRRYRYKEKWAATAPRIPPTRLALHHFDVNYSLQLKDQWPSVRAGLLCEQKYGALLNSFSAVHHVAQELELLNATDFVSEGPKKAQPWQRGAAAEEAGREESMSPPLLASITSNIKCYTFPRGDITRFRPARPDTLGLLDYYLMDAASLLPVLALNVQPDDFVLDLCAAPGGKTLALLQTGLCGHLAANDISISRTKRLYQILHSYIPGEVRETVSVTSCDGRDWGQLEGGTFHKVLVDVPCTTDRHSVMEQDNNIFHKRRTKERQMLPMLQLQLLMAGILATKPGGEVVYSTCSISPLQNEYVIERAVEVAEAQYDIRIHVEDLSHFRTLFQDTFSFFSDCRLGELVLPHLTANFGPMYFCKLRRM, translated from the exons ATGGCGACGGCGATGGCGGcggtggggatgctgctgctgcggcgggggcggccgccgccaccGGGGCTGGGACCGGGACCGCGCCGGTACCGGTACAAGGAGAAATGG gcTGCCACGGCCCCCCGCATCCCACCCACGCGGCTGGCCCTGCACCACTTCGACGTGAACTACAGCCTGCAGCTGAAGGACCAGTGGCCCTCGGTCCGCGCTGGCCTCCTCTGCGAGCAGAAGTATGGTGCCCTCCTCAACAGCTTCTCTGCTGTCCACCACGTCgcccaggagctggagctgctcaaCGCCACCGATTTTGTTTCCGAAGGCCCCAAAAAGGCGCAGCCATGGCAGCGGGGCGCAGCTGCGGAGGAAGCGGGGAGAGAGGAAAGC ATGTCACCGCCGCTTCTTGCCTCCATCACCTCCAACATCAAGTGCTACACCTTCCCCAGGGGCGACATCACGCGCTTTCGCCCTGCACG GCCGGACACCCTGGGTCTCCTTGACTATTATCTCATGGATGCAGCAtctctcctgcctgtcctggcGCTCAACGTGCAGCCGGATGACTTTGTTCTCGACCTCTGTGCGGCTCCGGGTGGCAAGActctggctctgctgcagactgGGCTTTGTG GGCATCTGGCAGCCAACGACATCTCCATCTCCCGGACAAAGAGGCTGTACCAGATTCTCCATAGCTACATTCCCGGAGAAGTCAGGGAAACCGTGAGTGTCACGTCCTGCGATGGACGGGACTGGGGGCAGCTGGAAGGTGGCACTTTCCATAAG gtccTGGTGGATGTGCCCTGTACGACAGACAGGCACTCTGTCATGGAGCAGGACAACAACATCTTCCACAAGAGGAGAACCAAGGAGCGTCAGATGTTGCccatgctgcagctgcagctgctgat GGCTGGGATCCTCGCCACCAAGCCGGGAGGGGAGGTGGTGTATTCTACGTGCTCCATCTCCCCGCTGCAGAATGAGTACGTGATTGAGAGAGCGGTAGAAGTCGCAGAAGCCCAGTATGACATCAGGATCCACGTTGAGGACTTGAGCCACTTCAGGACGCTCTTCcaggacacattttccttcttctcGGATTGCCGGCTGGGGGAGCTTGTTCTGCCTCACCTCACAGCCAACTTTGGACCTATGTACTTCTGCAAATTGCGTCGGATGTAG
- the NSUN4 gene encoding 5-cytosine rRNA methyltransferase NSUN4 isoform X3, producing MATAMAAVGMLLLRRGRPPPPGLGPGPRRYRYKEKWAATAPRIPPTRLALHHFDVNYSLQLKDQWPSVRAGLLCEQKYGALLNSFSAVHHVAQELELLNATDFVSEGPKKAQPWQRGAAAEEAGREESMSPPLLASITSNIKCYTFPRGDITRFRPARPDTLGLLDYYLMDAASLLPVLALNVQPDDFVLDLCAAPGGKTLALLQTGLCGHLAANDISISRTKRLYQILHSYIPGEVRETVSVTSCDGRDWGQLEGAQYDIRIHVEDLSHFRTLFQDTFSFFSDCRLGELVLPHLTANFGPMYFCKLRRM from the exons ATGGCGACGGCGATGGCGGcggtggggatgctgctgctgcggcgggggcggccgccgccaccGGGGCTGGGACCGGGACCGCGCCGGTACCGGTACAAGGAGAAATGG gcTGCCACGGCCCCCCGCATCCCACCCACGCGGCTGGCCCTGCACCACTTCGACGTGAACTACAGCCTGCAGCTGAAGGACCAGTGGCCCTCGGTCCGCGCTGGCCTCCTCTGCGAGCAGAAGTATGGTGCCCTCCTCAACAGCTTCTCTGCTGTCCACCACGTCgcccaggagctggagctgctcaaCGCCACCGATTTTGTTTCCGAAGGCCCCAAAAAGGCGCAGCCATGGCAGCGGGGCGCAGCTGCGGAGGAAGCGGGGAGAGAGGAAAGC ATGTCACCGCCGCTTCTTGCCTCCATCACCTCCAACATCAAGTGCTACACCTTCCCCAGGGGCGACATCACGCGCTTTCGCCCTGCACG GCCGGACACCCTGGGTCTCCTTGACTATTATCTCATGGATGCAGCAtctctcctgcctgtcctggcGCTCAACGTGCAGCCGGATGACTTTGTTCTCGACCTCTGTGCGGCTCCGGGTGGCAAGActctggctctgctgcagactgGGCTTTGTG GGCATCTGGCAGCCAACGACATCTCCATCTCCCGGACAAAGAGGCTGTACCAGATTCTCCATAGCTACATTCCCGGAGAAGTCAGGGAAACCGTGAGTGTCACGTCCTGCGATGGACGGGACTGGGGGCAGCTGGAAGGTG CCCAGTATGACATCAGGATCCACGTTGAGGACTTGAGCCACTTCAGGACGCTCTTCcaggacacattttccttcttctcGGATTGCCGGCTGGGGGAGCTTGTTCTGCCTCACCTCACAGCCAACTTTGGACCTATGTACTTCTGCAAATTGCGTCGGATGTAG